Proteins found in one Choloepus didactylus isolate mChoDid1 chromosome 3, mChoDid1.pri, whole genome shotgun sequence genomic segment:
- the LOC119530193 gene encoding LOW QUALITY PROTEIN: sprouty-related, EVH1 domain-containing protein 2-like (The sequence of the model RefSeq protein was modified relative to this genomic sequence to represent the inferred CDS: deleted 2 bases in 1 codon) yields MTEETHPDDDSYIVRVKAVVMTRDDSSGGWFPQEGGGISRVGVFKVMHPEGNGRSGFLIRGERQKDKLVVLECYVRKDLVYTKANPTFHHWKVDNKKCGLTFQSQSPADARALDRGVRKAIEDLTEGSTTSSSTIHNEAELGDDDAFTTATDSSSNSSQKREQPARTSSSPTYCEQWRIYTVAHLHDPYLTDHCHLEKPMPRPYRQVSFPDDDEEIVRINPREKIWMTGYEGPRHAPVWGKYLDPSEDADSHVRFAKGEVPKHDYNYPYLDSSDFGLGEDPKDRGGSVIKTQPSRGKSRRRKEDGERSRCIHCRDMFNHEENRRGHCQDAPDSMRTCIRRVSCMCCTDSMLYHCMSDPEGDYTDLCSCDTSDEKFGLRWMALIALSFLAPCMCCYLPLRACYHCGVMCRCCGGKHKAAV; encoded by the exons ATGACCGAAGAAACACACCCGGACGATGACAGCTATATTGTGCGTGTCAAGGCTGTGGTTATGACCAGAGATGACTCCAGCGGGGGATGGTTCCCACAGGAAGGAGGCGGGATCAGTCGAGTCGGGGTCTTTAAG GTCATGCACCCTGAAGGCAATGGACGCAGCGGCTTTCTCATCCGTGGTGAACGACAGAAAGACAAACTGGTGGTATTGGAATGCTATGTGAGAAAGGACTTGGTCTACACCAAAGCCAATCCAACATTTCATCACTGGAAGGTCGATAATAAGAAGTGTGGGCTTACTTTCCAAAGCCAAAGCCCTGCCGATGCTCGAGCCTTAGACAGGGGAGTGAGGAAAGCAATTGAAGATCTTACAGAAGGCTCAACGACATCATCGTCCACCATCCATAATGAAGCTGAGCTTGGTGATGATGACGCTTTTACAACAGCTACAGACAGCTCTTCTAATTCCTCTCAGAAGAGGGAACAACCTGCTCGGACAAGCTCCTCTCCCACATACTGTGAGCAGTGGAGGATTTACACCGTGGCCCACCTCCACGACCCGTACCTCACGGACCACTGTCACCTCGAAAAGCCCATGCCAAGGCCCTACCGCCAGGTGAGCTTCCCGGACGACGACGAGGAGATCGTGCGCATCAACCCCAGGGAGAAGATCTGGATGACGGGTTATGAGGGTCCCCGGCACGCGCCCGTGTGGGGCAAGTACCTCGACCCCTCGGAGGACGCTGACTCGCACGTGCGCTTCGCCAAGGGCGAGGTTCCCAAGCACGACTACAACTACCCCTACCTGGACTCCTCCGACTTTGGCCTCGGCGAGGACCCCAAAGACCGCGGGGGCAGCGTGATCAAGACTCAGCCCTCCCGGGGCAAGTCCCGGCGACGGAAGGAGGACGGAGAGCGCTCGCGGTGCATCCACTGCAGGGACATGTTCAACCACGAGGAAAACCGGAGGGGCCACTGTCAGGACGCCCCCGACTCCATGAGAACATGCATCCGTCGTGTGAGCTGTATGTGCTGTACGGACAGCATGCTCTATCACTGTATGTCGGACCCCGAGGGAGACTATACAGACCTCTGCTCGTGCGATACCAGCGACGAGAAGTTTGGCCTCCGGTGGATGGCGCTGATCGCCTTGTCTTTCTTGGCCCCCTGTATGTGCTGTTACCTGCCGCTTCGGGCCTGCTACCACTGCGGCGTGATGTGCAGGTGCTGTGGAGGGAAGCACAAAGCGGCCgtgtga